The region CGGCGCAAGCCAAGGAGATTCGGGCGCCAAAGAGGGTCCTGGCTAACAAGTCACGACCTAGTTCATCGGTGCCAAACCAGTGTTTGGCATTGGGCGTGACTAAAATAGCGTCGAATAATTGTGCGTTAGGGTCGTAAGAGGTTAAGAGCGTGGGTAGGAGGGAGCCAAGGAATAATACGCCAATAAAAGCAAAACAAAATAAGATTGAGATGGGGAATTTTTTATTCATGTTGCCTTTAGCCTCGGGTCTAACCAAACATAGAGCAGATCGACGATCCAATTGAATGCTATTAAGATACTCGAATAAACCAAGGTGATTCCCATCACTAAAAAATAATCTCGATTAATGATAGCACTGACAAAATGTCGCCCTAGGCCTGGGATTGAAAAGATGATTTCTACTACAAAAGATCCGGTGATGAGATGAGCGGTGAGTGGGCCTAGCAATGTTAGTACGGGGGGACTAGCATTTTTAAAGGCATGCGAGACGAGGGCTTGTATGAGCGTTAATCCTTTTGCTCTTGCGGTGCGCATGTAGTCTGACTTTAGTTGATCGATTAGTACATGGCGCGTGAAGATAGCAAGATAGGCCGTTGGGTAAAGGCTTAGGGTTAACACCGGAAGTATGCGAAAATTGGGGCCTTCCCAAAGGGCAGGGGGCAATAATTTTAAATAAATCGAAAATACAAAAATAACTCCCACCGCGAAAATAAAACTGGGCCAGGAAATGAGCAGAGTGGCTAAAGATTGAAGGCTTGAATCAAACCAATGGTTTTGAAAACGTGCCGATAAGATTCCCATCAGGCATCCAACCATGACGCTAACCAGTAGTGCCCAAAGGCCCAATTCAAAAGATACAGGCAAGGCCTGAAGAATAATGATACTAACATCTTGGTCTATAAAAGTAAGCGATGGGCCTAAGCGGCCTTGTGGTAAATATTTAAAATAGGCGCCCAAGTCTTTACCTAACCAAACCAGAAAAGAATCATTTCCCTTAGGATGCAGCCCATATTTTTCGTAAAGATTAGCTTGAATAACTTTAGGCAATTGCTTTTCGGTGTCAAAGGGGCCACCGGGCAGGGTGTGAAGGAGAAAAAAAGTGCCTATCAGAATGGCTAAAAGCGTTACCAGATTGGTTAAAGATCGTTTGATGAAAGGCATGCTTTAATTATCCTTACTGACAAGTTTGTAATAAACAAA is a window of Deltaproteobacteria bacterium DNA encoding:
- a CDS encoding ABC transporter permease, whose translation is MPFIKRSLTNLVTLLAILIGTFFLLHTLPGGPFDTEKQLPKVIQANLYEKYGLHPKGNDSFLVWLGKDLGAYFKYLPQGRLGPSLTFIDQDVSIIILQALPVSFELGLWALLVSVMVGCLMGILSARFQNHWFDSSLQSLATLLISWPSFIFAVGVIFVFSIYLKLLPPALWEGPNFRILPVLTLSLYPTAYLAIFTRHVLIDQLKSDYMRTARAKGLTLIQALVSHAFKNASPPVLTLLGPLTAHLITGSFVVEIIFSIPGLGRHFVSAIINRDYFLVMGITLVYSSILIAFNWIVDLLYVWLDPRLKAT